A DNA window from Leishmania panamensis strain MHOM/PA/94/PSC-1 chromosome 27 sequence contains the following coding sequences:
- a CDS encoding hypothetical protein (TriTrypDB/GeneDB-style sysID: LpmP.27.2350), with protein sequence MSQGNEDWGDMVLPGVYMIQRSTGAGMTSGTVRPDKTVNLELVHLQIDETKKYVELLEKSNKDIATYLKEQRESRSTEEGGGGAGSMIALSGDMEEEDNDSVFREALEENELVIASKKRELEQLRALIGGQRCGCSCTHTQHHDPQSITAPSSETRISL encoded by the coding sequence ATGAGCCAAGGTAATGAGGATTGGGGAGACATGGTTCTCCCAGGTGTTTACATGATTCAGCGGTCTACAGGTGCTGGAATGACAAGCGGAACTGTACGACCAGATAAAACTGTGAATTTGGAGCTTGTTCACCTCCAGATCGATGAGACAAAAAAGTATGTTGAGCTACTCGAAAAGAGCAACAAAGACATTGCTACGTATTTAaaagagcagcgagagagccgTTCCAcagaggagggtggtggtggtgctggttCGATGATTGCGCTCTCTGGCGAtatggaggaagaggacaacGATTCAGTTTTTCGTGAGGCATTAGAGGAAAACGAACTGGTCATTGCGAGTAAAAAGAGGGAGCTGGAACAGCTGCGTGCGCTCATcggtgggcagcgctgcggctgctcgtGCACTCACACTCAGCACCACGATCCTCAGTCGATTACAGCTCCAAGCAGTGAAACAAGAATTTCTCTGTGA
- a CDS encoding GTP binding protein, putative (TriTrypDB/GeneDB-style sysID: LpmP.27.2340), producing the protein MAPKKQEKAESKTVLLGRPGSNLKVGIVGLPNVGKSTFFNVLSKKGVPAENRPFCTIDPNTADINIPDDRFDKLVRIHKPASIVPAQVHICDIAGLVRGASNGEGLGNNFLSHISSCDGIIHMVRVFEEMEITHVEGDLDPIRDLEIIFSELVMKDLQCVNALIDKLTPIVNRGLDKSKKSDLETLHRVKGVLEEGKQVRCCQWNGKEIDFLNTVQLLTAKPAMFLVNMSENDYVRQRNKWLKKLKDWIDEHTGEPMIPFSAELETTFIAMSPEEVDRYCAEKTTRSQVHKIVNTAYSIINLIHYFTAGADEVKCWTIQRGTKAPQAAGRIHTDMEKGFICAEVIEWADFDRLENEAACRDEGKQHQQGRNYEVQDGDIIFFKFNAAKGGKK; encoded by the coding sequence ATGGCACCGAAGAAgcaagagaaggcggagTCCAAAACTGTGTTGCTTGGCCGTCCTGGCAGCAATCTCAAGGTTGGTATCGTTGGTCTTCCCAACGTGGGCAAGTCAACGTTCTTCAATGTCCTTTCCAAGAAGGGTGTTCCGGCAGAGAATCGTCCATTCTGCACGATTGATCCCAACACCGCCGATATTAACATTCCAGATGACCGTTTCGATAAGCTGGTGCGTATTCACAAACCGGCGTCCATCGTGCCTGCACAAGTACACATTTGTGATATTGCTGGTCTTGTGCGCGGTGCGAGCAACGGCGAGGGCCTCGGTAACAACTTTTTGTCTCACATCAGCTCGTGCGATGGTATCATCCACATGGTGCGCGTCTTTGAGGAGATGGAAATTACGCACGTGGAGGGCGACTTAGACCCCATTCGCGATCTTGAGATTATCTTCTCCGAGCTTGTCATGAAAGATTTGCAGTGCGTCAATGCTCTGATCGATAAGCTGACACCTATTGTCAACCGTGGTCTCGATAAGTCGAAGAAGAGCGATCTTGAGACACTGCACAGGGTAAAGGGGGTGTTGGAGGAGGGCAAGCAGGTGCGCTGTTGCCAGTGGAACGGCAAGGAGATCGACTTCCTCAACACAGTTCAGCTTTTGACCGCGAAGCCGGCCATGTTCTTGGTGAACATGTCTGAGAATGATTATGTACGCCAGCGCAACAAATGGCTGAAGAAGCTCAAAGACTGGATCGACGAGCACACTGGTGAGCCCATGATCCCGTTTTCGGCGGAGCTGGAGACGACCTTTATCGCCATGTCCCCAGAAGAGGTGGATAGGTACTGTGCAGAGAAGACGACCAGGTCACAGGTCCACAAGATCGTCAACACGGCGTACAGCATCATCAACCTTATTCACTACTTCACTGCTGGCGCTGATGAGGTGAAGTGTTGGACTATCCAGCGTGGAACCAAGGCACCACAGGCAGCTGGCAGGATTCACACAGACATGGAGAAGGGTTTCATATGCGCGGAGGTGATCGAATGGGCTGACTTCGACCGGCTGGAGAATGAGGCTGCTTGCCGTGACGAGGGCAAGCAGCATCAGCAAGGGCGGAACTACGAGGTTCAGGACGGTGACATCATTTTCTTCAAGTTCAACGCGgcgaagggaggaaagaagtgA
- a CDS encoding hypothetical protein (TriTrypDB/GeneDB-style sysID: LpmP.27.2320): MDQGAVSEWNVVGTFRKRPVPQGPIVDFTVDVSHQISLDNTDAPILLYEMKGDKNQQESRVPRYMARKIAIPPPSLHKMRVVSLAPPRSTDTGARSDEDLFFVDCPERPSAPSNHRNRVHRQQPLVIGTILPPPLQLAFLMPFGVFLIDIALLVASLTTYKPEKALIVACCILVLVPDIGALILLFKGGIYFLTIAVHLLLWPNIVLLFLQPFVSLLFMVHFLLTTLMLLYCLRIRTSVYMTFYRLR; encoded by the coding sequence ATGGATCAAGGTGCAGTGTCAGAGTGGAATGTCGTGGGAACGTTCCGGAAAAGACCGGTTCCACAGGGACCTATAGTTGACTTCACAGTAGACGTGAGTCACCAGATTTCTCTCGACAACACAGATGCACCCATCCTCCTGTATGAAATGAAGGGCGACAAGAACCAGCAGGAGTCGCGTGTGCCACGCTACATGGCGCGCAAGATTGCGATTCCGCCACCCTCCTTGCACAAGATGAGGGTTGTGTCActcgcgccgccgcggtccACCGACACCGGTGCGCGCTCTGATGAAGATTTGTTTTTCGTAGACTGTCCTGAACGGCCAAGTGCTCCCTCTAATCACAGAAATCGTGTACATCGACAACAACCGCTGGTGATTGGGACGATcttaccccctcccctgcaaCTGGCCTTTTTGATGCCGTTTGGTGTGTTTTTGATAGATATCGCGTTGCTCGTGGCGAGCCTCACGACGTACAAACCGGAAAAAGCGTTGATAGTAGCGTGCTGTATTCTAGTTTTGGTGCCTGATATTGGGGCACTTATCTTGCTTTTTAAGGGCGGCATTTATTTTCTCACGATCGCCGTGCATCTTCTTCTGTGGCCAAATATTGTGCTACTCTTTCTACAGCcctttgtttctctgctATTCATGGTACACTTTCTTTTAAcgacgctgatgctgctgtaCTGCTTGCGCATCCGTACAAGTGTCTATATGACGTTTTACAGGTTGCGCTGA
- a CDS encoding hypothetical protein (TriTrypDB/GeneDB-style sysID: LpmP.27.2310) translates to MHGFGILDDSSSARYEGEWRNGLMEGVGALSLPSGGRYTGEFARSEFHGSGRYMWADGSYYEGEWCRNQMHGLGVYVDCTGKRWHGSFTNGNAAQLVAKVEL, encoded by the coding sequence ATGCACGGCTTTGGCATCCTCGACGATTCGTCTTCTGCCCGTTACGAAGGAGAGTGGCGCAATGGCCTGATGGAGGGGGTCGGGGCTCTATCTCTTCCTAGCGGTGGCCGTTACACGGGGGAGTTTGCACGCAGCGAGTTTCATGGGTCAGGGCGCTACATGTGGGCAGATGGCTCGTATTATGAAGGGGAGTGGTGCCGCAACCAGATGCATGGGCTTGGCGTCTATGTGGACTGTACGGGCAAGCGATGGCACGGAAGTTTCACCAACGGTAACGCGGCGCAGCTTGTCGCAAAAGTGGAGCTGTGA
- a CDS encoding transcription elongation regulator-like protein (TriTrypDB/GeneDB-style sysID: LpmP.27.2300) yields the protein MAEEVNYDELADLLGSNAGFMSEAADGVVGKHERDRLRKHKKHRRDKKRSREEDNAGSSDDKRVKSKYVLDAAESGDSNDEDELSDADLVDDDEEVEDVNYGDRPKRYMFHEGDDKKSVDEMARYYEEVDRHYRRHGDNEDALLTRSDLSSRRLASQFLPREDDPKVFAVKCRPRMSRMLVTRIVNKCYAYRVGRNYEHKKVDLGIISVFALDHVKEYIYVEASRKRFVENVLNGLDGVFRFNIAVVDPKELLQTMETRPSTQKVRVGDYVRLRQRFYRGDLAQVTALHPDGVHITCKVVPREDFVQKPFNKATKRLEPRFFTPRQAVDVREMENSYVWGDLHFDREGYLLKTVSTRMVVSGAQLEQPSIEELARFYNDQREKVERALRAAEAAAQVPPISIGDSVRVTTGQLRNTIGVVENVFTNTNTAVLTCTVPGRVQPIKVQVELSACTKHFSEGAHVVVERGEHAGESGTVVKSWGSIVLLFPDRAAVGAELKVEANDCHQSKLGSVSVHSKGVWQVFDLVSITEPNCVGCIVRLNRSDVDVLTENNDVRTLSYAQVNAVGRDTRQTTDCRENTLSRGAEVHIQKHPWTPIGLEGQTGRIEHIFHRTIFVRCRASPLHANIVALKAECVLLIGGRKTTRRTAPAQEVATGMSADQYAAAAVRLSAGQSRDSELWDESSMMDVNASAMA from the coding sequence atggcagaggaggtgaacTATGACGAACTGGCGGACTTGCTAGGGTCGAATGCGGGTTTTATGAGTGAGGCCGCCGACGGCGTGGTGGGCAAACATGAGAGGGATAGGCTGAGGAAGCACAAAAAGCACAGGAGAGACAAAAAGCGGTCACGTGAGGAGGATAATGCCGGGTCTTCCGATGATAAGCGCGTCAAGTCCAAGTACGTCCTGGATGCCGCAGAGAGCGGCGACTCCAATGACGAGGACGAGTTGTCTGATGCAGACCTCGtcgatgatgacgaggaggtTGAGGACGTCAACTACGGTGATCGTCCGAAGCGCTACATGTTCCACGAAGGCGACGACAAGAAAAGTGTGGATGAAATGGCTCGCTACTACGAGGAGGTTGATCGACACTACCGCCGGCACGGAGACAATGAAGATGCACTGCTGACACGCAGCGACCTGTCCTCACGTCGCCTCGCCTCACAGTTTCTGCCACGCGAGGACGACCCGAAGGTATTCGCTGTCAAGTGCCGCCCTCGGATGTCACGCATGCTAGTGACGCGTATTGTGAACAAATGCTACGCCTACCGTGTTGGGCGCAACTACGAGCACAAGAAGGTCGACCTCGGCATCATCTCCGTCTTCGCGCTGGATCACGTGAAAGAGTACATCTATGTCGAGGCGAGTCGCAAGCGCTTCGTGGAGAACGTGCTCAACGGTCTCGATGGCGTCTTCCGCTTCAACATCGCCGTGGTGGACCCCAAGGAGCTTCTACAGACAATGGAGACGCGTCCGTCCACGCAGAAGGTGCGTGTTGGCGACTACGTGCGTCTGCGCCAGCGCTTTTATCGTGGTGACCTTGCTCaggtgacggcgctgcacccGGACGGGGTTCATATCACGTGCAAGGTGGTTCCCCGCGAGGACTTTGTACAGAAGCCATTCAATAAGGCGACGAAGCGACTTGAGCCTCGCTTCTTCACGCCGCGGCAGGCGGTGGATGTTCGAGAGATGGAGAACTCATACGTGTGGGGTGATCTGCATTTTGACCGGGAGGGCTATCTCCTCAAGACTGTTTCGACTCGCATGGTGGTGTCGGGAGCGCAGCTAGAGCAGCCCAGTATCGAGGAGCTCGCCAGGTTCTACAACGATCAGCGCGAAAAGGTGGAGCGGGCCCTCagggcagcggaggcggctgcgcaggtTCCACCCATTAGCATTGGTGACTCCGTTCGTGTGACGACAGGACAGCTGCGCAACACTATTGGAGTGGTGGAAAACGTGTTCACCAATACGAACACGGCCGTACTCACTTGCACAGTGCCTGGCCGCGTGCAGCCCATCAAGGTGCAGGTAGAGCTTAGCGCGTGCACAAAGCACTTCTCTGAAGGCGCGCACGTCGTAGTGGAGCGTGGTGAGCACGCTGGTGAGTCCGGTACCGTGGTCAAGTCCTGGGGCAGTATCGTGCTGTTGTTCCCGGaccgcgccgccgttggGGCGGAACTCAAGGTCGAGGCGAACGACTGCCACCAGAGCAAGCTGGGAAGCGTATCTGTTCACTCGAAGGGAGTGTGGCAGGTGTTTGATCTCGTCTCCATTACGGAGCCAAACTGTGTTGGCTGCATCGTGCGCCTGAACCGCAGCGATGTGGATGTGCTGACGGAGAACAACGACGTGCGCACGTTGTCGTACGCGCAGGTGAACGCGGTGGGGCGTGACACACGCCAGACGACGGACTGCCGCGAAAACACGCTTTCTCGAGGCGCGGAGGTGCACATCCAGAAGCACCCCTGGACACCGATTGGCCTGGAGGGGCAAACGGGCCGCATCGAGCACATCTTTCACCGGACCATCTTTGTGCGCTGTCGCGCATCGCCCCTTCATGCGAACATAGTGGCATTGAAGGCAGAGTGCGTGCTCCTCATCGGCGGCCGCAAGACGACTCGCCGCACTGCACcggcgcaggaggtggcAACGGGAATGAGCGCAGACCAATacgccgcggctgccgttcGCCTCTCTGCTGGGCAGAGCCGCGACTCGGAGCTGTGGGATGAGAGCTCGATGATGGACGTCAATGCATCCGCGATGGCCTAG
- a CDS encoding protein phosphatase-like protein (TriTrypDB/GeneDB-style sysID: LpmP.27.2330), whose protein sequence is MPLKGLSALKGNTQVILISPVCDKYSILMEDDKIRAGASSMQGWRSTMEDAHAVYLSLPNMPGNIRDEDCAIAAVFDGHCGSKFAQSCAANIRDWLTSTDAFKKGHFEKALTDAYCTGDVTLHKAMPHELSGCTGNCVLIIQNHLYCANTGDSRAVLCRNGKAIALSADHKPTNPAERERIMKAGGFVHAGRVNGILSLSRAFGDYAFKDMSLKPEQMAITVTPDVFHTELTPNDEFVIVACDGIWDMMTNEKAVEFVRNEVADHGDVSLACERVMNACLASTPTTYGTDNMTIVILQFKSLFLKKVESKFSTE, encoded by the coding sequence atGCCTCTAAAAGGGTTGAGTGCCCTCAAGGGCAACACACAAGTTATCCTCATCTCTCCTGTGTGTGACAAATACTCGATCTTGATGGAGGATGACAAAATACGCGCCGGTGCGAGTAGCATGCAGGGGTGGCGAAGCACGATGGAGGATGCCCACGCTGTCTACCTCTCACTTCCCAACATGCCAGGAAACATTCGCGACGAGGACTGCGCGATCGCCGCCGTGTTTGATGGCCACTGCGGTAGCAAATTTGCGCAGTCGTGCGCTGCAAACATCCGCGACTGGCTGACGTCAACCGATGCGTTCAAGAAGGGGCACTTTGAGAAGGCGCTGACGGACGCCTACTGCACAGGCGACGTGACTCTTCACAAGGCCATGCCACACGAGCTGAGCGGCTGCACAGGCAACTGTGTTTTGATCATCCAAAATCATTTGTACTGTGCCAACACCGGCGATTCACGGGCGGTGTTGTGCCGCAATGGTAAGGCCATAGCGCTCAGTGCGGACCACAAGCCTACAAACCctgcagagcgagagcgcaTCATGAAGGCAGGAGGATTTGTGCATGCTGGACGAGTTAACGGTATCCTGTCTCTCAGCCGTGCCTTTGGTGACTATGCGTTCAAGGACATGAGTCTCAAGCCAGAGCAGATGGCCATCACAGTGACTCCAGACGTATTCCATACCGAGCTGACTCCGAACGATGAGTTTGTGATCGTTGCATGCGATGGCATATGGGACATGATGACAAATGAGAAGGCGGTTGAGTTTGTGCGCAACGAAGTTGCCGACCATGGCGACGTATCTTTAGCGTGTGAGCGGGTGATGAACGCGTGTCTTGCGTCCACGCCCACTACCTACGGAACTGATAACATGACTATAGTCATTCTTCAGTTCAAGAGCCTGTTTttgaagaaggtggagagTAAGTTCTCTACAGAGTGA
- a CDS encoding hypothetical protein (TriTrypDB/GeneDB-style sysID: LpmP.27.2360): MEADLLLSLSSFCRISMQARPVFSTVSRTFVDDVGTFVKHLQLSRNERTMTVLAFLKLVSHASAEAETRREQFISIWLLCNMLLERIADISKLYWQCERTRRILRLSMPVSTFGVGERDRSVHGLPSLALEGAKPRDQELAPASFFLDSAKAFHKEIRVHGTTSACCASVQPEHDMRRPVLEIFLPDCKESKDIVIFCTQMIKRRKSFRSCCVRRLDDCCHTKDLVACLTESDADVVFVQQSISKQLRETFIRQNVLFVDRLGRQTVDASEKTLRWTVFENFSDWFFCIRTDFSRRLWRCWATTTQHQFGLTLKLRIRHRPETSRKSTSSIPRASCNAAKKSVLHKVDEEVFKIKSFGSGGDIEAFLVRNSFLAALLCKCADGGRSGREENAVFVVSYKTVLRTLDSVCQLCRLLM, encoded by the coding sequence ATGGAGGCTGACTTGCTGTTGAGTCTTAGCAGCTTCTGTCGTATCTCTATGCAGGCTCGGCCCGTTTTTTCTACCGTGTCAAGAACATTTGTTGATGATGTTGGGACCTTCGTCAAGCACTTGCAACTCAGCAGGAATGAGCGTACTATGACGGTGCTCGCTTTTTTAAAACTTGTGTCTCATGCTTCTGCAGAGGCGGAAACAAGACGAGAACAGTTCATTAGCATCTGGCTACTGTGTAACATGCTGTTAGAGAGGATAGCAGACATTAGCAAGCTGTACTGGCAGTGCGAACGGACGAGAAGGATTTTACGACTGTCAATGCCAGTAAGCACTTTTGGTGTTGGCGAGCGTGACAGAAGCGTACACGGCTTACCTAGCCTTGCCTTAGAAGGTGCTAAACCGCGCGATCAGGAGTTGGCTCCAGCGAGTTTCTTCTTGGATTCTGCAAAGGCTTTCCACAAAGAGATTCGAGTACATGGCACCACCAGTGCTTGCTGTGCTAGTGTTCAGCCTGAACACGATATGCGAAGGCCTGTGCTCGAAATTTTTCTACCCGATTGTAAAGAAAGCAAAGATATTGTTATTTTCTGCACTCAAATGATCAAAAGGCGCAAGTCCTTTCGATCATGCTGCGTCAGGCGATTAGACGATTGCTGTCACACAAAGGATTTGGTGGCCTGCTTGACAGAATCAGATGCCGATGTTGTTTTTGTACAGCAGTCTATTAGTAAACAACTGAGAGAGACTTTTATAAGACAGAACGTCTTGTTTGTTGATAGACTCGGACGCCAGACTGTAGACGCATCGGAGAAAACGCTTCGGTGGACAGTATTCGAGAACTTCAGCGACTGGTTTTTCTGCATAAGGACAGATTTCAGTCGAAGgttgtggaggtgctgggcgACCACCACGCAGCATCAGTTTGGTTTAACCCTTAAACTGCGTATACGACACCGCCCCGAGACCTCTAGAAAGAGTACAAGTTCAATACCACGCGCTTCGTGTAATGCTGCGAAGAAATCGGTGTTGCACAAAGTAGATGAGGAGGTTTTCAAAATCAAGAGTTTTGGGAGCGGAGGTGATATTGAGGCATTTCTGGTCCGCAACAGTTTTCTCGCAGCCCTGCTGTGTAAGTGTGCAGATGGTGGGCGAAGTGGTAGAGAGGAAAATGCAGTGTTTGTGGTCAGCTACAAAACTGTTTTGCGTACTCTTGACTCAGTATGTCAGCTGTGTCGTCTTCTTATGTAG